CAGCCGAAGCCGGCCACGACGCAGGTCCACACGAATGTCGGATCTTGGGAAGCGCTCACCGTTCCCGGCAGCCAGCCCAACCATTTGCCCCGGGTTGCCCAGACCATGATCAAGCCGGCTGCGGTGCACACAATGGTGACCCCCAACCAGAGCGCGGACACCCGCCGACGCAGCACAGGGGCGAGCCCGCGTGGCTGACCGCCTCGCCGACCCGCCGCTGGGCGAAAGTCGATACTCACGAGGTGAGTGGCGAGCTCATCCGCCGCAGGTAGAACGCGGCTCGGTCAGCGACATCCACGTCCGAGTTGGGTGCATCGATCGGTCGCAGCCCGCCGCCGACGGCTTCAATCGCTACGTCGGCGATGCTCGCCAAGTCCTCGAGGAGGTGTGTCGACAGCACGACGATCGACTCTTGCGCGACTAGCCGTAGGGCGTCGTACAGCGCAGTTCGGTGTTCGGAGTCGAGCCCGACGGTTGGTTCGTCCAAAAGGACGATCCGGGGAGTGGATATCAGCGCGGCCGCGAGCATCACTCGTCGCCGTTGCCCTCCCGACAGTCGGCCGACCGGCCGACCAGCGAGCTCACCCAATCCGGTAATGCTTAGGACACGCTCCTCTGCGTGTGGCCAAGCCTGCCTCGGCAGCTCCTTCAACCACGCCGCGTACCGCAGGACCTGAATCACGCTCGCCGAGCCGGGCATGTCGATCTCCTGCGGCACCCAGCCGACCTGAGCGCGATAGTCCCGCAGCGCCGCCGCGGAACCCCACACGTCCACCTCCCCATATCGAATCGATCCCGCGCCGGGTCTGATCAGCGTGGCGAGTGCGCGCAGCAGCGTCGACTTGCCCGCGCCGTTCGTGCCAACGACACAGGTGATCTCGGCCGCGAATCGCGCCGTGGCCTGCTCCAAAACATTCGTGCCCCCATACGCCAAGGTCAACCCGTCGATCTCCAACGCATCGGACTGAGGGCGCCTCATGGCATCGATACTAGGCCGGCCAGCGGGACCAACTCGGGGAAGGCGACGGTGACGTCACGGCCGGAGCGGCTGGTCAGGGTCAGGCCGCCTCCCTTCGCCTCGGCGAGGATGCGCATGCCGTCCCACTTGACCTCGTGCACCCACTCCGGCCCTGCCGGGACCGTCTCGGTGAGGGTGGCGAGCATCGGGCGCATGGGTCCATCCTGCCGCCGTCACGCCCGGACCGGGATATCGTGGCGCGGGGCGAAAGGGACCGTGGGGACCCCGCCGAGCCAGCAGTCACGTCAGGGAGGGGACCTCGTGCACCAGGACCAGAGCGACGAACGCACCGTCGTGGTCATCGGCGAGGGGCCGCTCGCTGCCGCTGCTGCGTCGATGCTCGCGGCGGCCGCCATCCGCCGTGAGGGCTACTCGTTGCTGTCCCGAGGACCCGAGCAGCCCACCGCAGGCCCCGGGGTCACCGTGGCGCACCGCCTGGCCCGGGGCGCGCGGAGCCTGGTCATCGCGACGGCCAGCCACCCGCTGCACTGGGCCGCGGTCGTCGACCGGGCCGACCAGGTCGTCGTCGCCGCGATCACCGCCGATGTCGACTCCGCAGCGGCCAAGTTGCGTGCCCTCCACGGCTGGGGTGGCCCCGGAGCGGCTCTGGCCGCCGGGGCAGTCGTCGTCCTCTCCCGGGCGGATGCCGGGCACCCCGCGCCGAGCGAGGTCACCGCGAGATTTGTCGGACTGGC
The genomic region above belongs to Janibacter limosus and contains:
- a CDS encoding ABC transporter ATP-binding protein; the encoded protein is MRRPQSDALEIDGLTLAYGGTNVLEQATARFAAEITCVVGTNGAGKSTLLRALATLIRPGAGSIRYGEVDVWGSAAALRDYRAQVGWVPQEIDMPGSASVIQVLRYAAWLKELPRQAWPHAEERVLSITGLGELAGRPVGRLSGGQRRRVMLAAALISTPRIVLLDEPTVGLDSEHRTALYDALRLVAQESIVVLSTHLLEDLASIADVAIEAVGGGLRPIDAPNSDVDVADRAAFYLRRMSSPLTS